The proteins below are encoded in one region of Knoellia sp. S7-12:
- the rpsQ gene encoding 30S ribosomal protein S17: protein MSENVKDENVTSTQTETKSTESAGRNYRKTRQGYVVSDKMDKTVVIEVEDRVKHALYGKVLRRSSKVKAHDEENVAGIGDRVLIMETRPLSATKRWRVVEILEKAK, encoded by the coding sequence GTGAGTGAGAACGTGAAGGACGAGAACGTGACCAGCACGCAGACCGAGACCAAGTCGACTGAGTCGGCTGGACGCAACTACCGCAAGACCCGCCAGGGTTATGTGGTCAGCGACAAGATGGACAAGACTGTTGTCATCGAGGTCGAGGACCGCGTGAAGCACGCCCTCTACGGCAAGGTGCTGCGTCGCTCCAGCAAGGTCAAGGCACACGACGAGGAGAACGTCGCCGGCATCGGTGACCGCGTCCTCATCATGGAGACCCGCCCGCTCTCGGCGACCAAGCGCTGGCGCGTGGTCGAGATCCTCGAGAAGGCCAAGTAA
- the rplN gene encoding 50S ribosomal protein L14 encodes MIQQESRVRVADNTGAKEILCIRVLGGSGRRYAGIGDTIVATVKDAIPGGNVKKGDVVKAVIVRTKKERRRPDGSYIKFDENAAVLLKTDGDPRGTRIFGPVGRELRDKKFMKIISLAPEVL; translated from the coding sequence GTGATCCAGCAGGAGTCGCGAGTTCGCGTCGCCGACAACACCGGTGCCAAGGAGATCCTTTGCATCCGTGTTCTCGGTGGCTCGGGTCGCCGGTATGCCGGTATCGGCGACACCATTGTCGCCACCGTGAAGGACGCCATCCCCGGTGGCAACGTCAAGAAGGGCGACGTCGTCAAGGCGGTCATCGTCCGGACCAAGAAGGAGCGCCGTCGTCCAGACGGTTCCTACATCAAGTTCGATGAGAACGCAGCGGTGCTGCTCAAGACCGACGGTGACCCTCGTGGTACCCGTATCTTCGGCCCGGTGGGCCGTGAGCTGCGTGACAAGAAGTTCATGAAGATCATCTCGTTGGCGCCGGAGGTGCTCTGA
- the rplX gene encoding 50S ribosomal protein L24, which produces MAKFGIKKGDTVQVLAGKDKGSTGKVISVDREKSRVLVEGVNRVTRHTKAGQTARGSQTGGLVVQESPIHVSNVAVVDPEDKKPTRTKTRVETVERDGRQKATRTRVGVRSGKDL; this is translated from the coding sequence ATGGCGAAGTTTGGCATCAAGAAGGGCGACACCGTCCAGGTGCTCGCGGGCAAGGACAAGGGTTCGACCGGCAAGGTCATCTCTGTCGACCGCGAGAAGAGCCGCGTCCTCGTTGAGGGCGTCAACCGTGTCACCCGCCACACCAAGGCCGGCCAGACTGCCCGTGGCAGTCAGACCGGTGGACTTGTTGTCCAGGAGTCGCCGATTCACGTGAGCAACGTGGCCGTCGTCGACCCCGAGGACAAGAAGCCGACCCGTACCAAGACCCGCGTCGAGACCGTCGAGCGGGACGGGCGCCAGAAGGCGACCCGTACCCGTGTTGGCGTGCGCTCGGGCAAGGACCTGTGA
- the rplE gene encoding 50S ribosomal protein L5, translating to MTQETAVKPRLKQRYTDEIRDALLEKFGYANVMQVPGVVKVVVNMGVGDAAKDSKLIDGAVRDLTAITGQKPVVTKARKSIAQFKLREGMPIGTHTTLRGDRMWEFLDRLISVALPRIRDFRGMSPKQFDGRGNYTFGLTEQSMFHEIDQDKIDRVRGMDITIVTTATNDDEGRALLKALGFPFKENS from the coding sequence ATGACTCAGGAAACGGCGGTCAAGCCCCGTCTCAAGCAGCGCTACACGGACGAGATCCGTGACGCCCTGCTCGAGAAGTTCGGCTACGCCAACGTCATGCAGGTTCCCGGCGTCGTCAAGGTCGTCGTCAACATGGGTGTCGGCGACGCGGCCAAGGACAGCAAGCTCATCGATGGCGCGGTGCGCGACCTCACGGCGATCACCGGTCAGAAGCCGGTTGTCACCAAGGCTCGCAAGTCGATCGCCCAGTTCAAGCTGCGTGAGGGCATGCCGATCGGCACCCACACGACGCTGCGCGGTGACCGTATGTGGGAGTTCCTCGACCGCCTCATCTCGGTCGCGCTTCCCCGCATCCGTGACTTCCGTGGCATGAGCCCGAAGCAGTTCGACGGCCGTGGCAACTACACGTTCGGTCTCACGGAGCAGTCGATGTTCCACGAGATCGACCAGGACAAGATCGACCGCGTCCGGGGCATGGACATCACCATCGTCACCACCGCGACGAACGACGACGAGGGACGCGCGCTGCTCAAGGCGCTCGGCTTCCCGTTCAAGGAGAACAGCTGA
- a CDS encoding type Z 30S ribosomal protein S14 — protein MAKTALVNKANKTPKFKVRGYTRCQRCGRPHAVYRKFGLCRICFREMAHRGELPGITKSSW, from the coding sequence ATGGCGAAGACTGCTCTTGTCAACAAGGCGAACAAGACGCCGAAGTTCAAGGTGCGCGGCTACACGCGCTGCCAGCGTTGCGGCCGTCCCCACGCCGTGTACCGCAAGTTCGGCCTGTGCCGAATCTGCTTCCGGGAGATGGCCCACCGCGGCGAGCTCCCCGGTATCACGAAGTCTTCTTGGTGA
- the rpsH gene encoding 30S ribosomal protein S8, translating into MTMTDPIADMLTRVRNANSAHKDTVAMPFSKLKSHIAEILEAEGYIASWTVEDAEVGQTLTVNLKYGPNRERSIAGVRRVSKPGLRVYAKSTNLPKVLGGLGVAIISTSSGLLTDRQAASKGVGGEVLAYIW; encoded by the coding sequence ATGACAATGACTGACCCGATTGCGGACATGTTGACCCGCGTCCGGAACGCCAATTCGGCGCACAAGGACACGGTCGCCATGCCGTTCAGCAAGCTCAAGTCGCACATCGCGGAGATCCTCGAGGCCGAGGGTTACATCGCCAGCTGGACCGTCGAGGACGCCGAGGTCGGACAGACCTTGACCGTCAACCTGAAGTACGGCCCCAACCGCGAGCGTTCCATCGCCGGTGTGCGTCGCGTGTCCAAGCCTGGACTTCGCGTCTACGCCAAGTCCACCAACCTTCCCAAGGTTCTCGGTGGGCTCGGTGTCGCCATCATCTCGACGTCGTCCGGTCTGCTCACAGACCGGCAGGCCGCTAGCAAGGGTGTGGGTGGGGAAGTCCTCGCCTACATCTGGTAA
- the rplF gene encoding 50S ribosomal protein L6 — MSRIGRLPVAIPSGVEINVEGQTVKVKGPKGELAHTVVQPIQVEKTDGEVQVSRPNDERESRSLHGLTRSLINNMVLGVTEGYVKKLEIHGTGYRVQNKGGSLEFALGYSHSITVEAPKGITFTVENPTRFQVEGIDKQLVGEVAANIRKLRKPDPYKGKGVRYAGEHIRRKVGKAGK, encoded by the coding sequence ATGTCGCGCATCGGACGTCTTCCGGTTGCCATCCCCTCCGGTGTCGAGATCAACGTCGAGGGCCAGACCGTCAAGGTCAAGGGTCCCAAGGGCGAACTCGCGCACACGGTGGTTCAGCCGATCCAGGTTGAGAAAACTGATGGTGAGGTCCAGGTTTCCAGGCCCAATGACGAGCGCGAGTCGCGTTCGCTCCACGGCCTGACTCGCTCGCTCATCAACAACATGGTTCTCGGTGTCACCGAGGGTTATGTCAAGAAGCTCGAGATCCACGGCACTGGTTATCGCGTGCAGAACAAGGGCGGTTCGCTCGAGTTCGCACTCGGTTACTCGCACTCGATCACGGTCGAGGCGCCGAAGGGCATCACCTTCACCGTTGAGAACCCCACCAGGTTCCAGGTCGAGGGCATCGACAAGCAGCTCGTCGGTGAGGTGGCCGCCAACATTCGCAAGCTCCGCAAGCCTGACCCCTACAAGGGCAAGGGCGTGCGTTATGCCGGCGAGCACATCCGCCGCAAGGTCGGAAAGGCTGGTAAGTAG
- the rplR gene encoding 50S ribosomal protein L18, which translates to MAMIIKRAKGKVAARGRRHVRLRKHVAGTAVRPRLVVSRSSRHVFVQVVDDTAGKTVASASTMEADVRSFEGDKTAKAKKVGELVAERAKAAGVEAVVFDRGGNKYHGRVAAIADGAREGGLSL; encoded by the coding sequence ATGGCAATGATCATCAAGCGTGCCAAGGGCAAGGTCGCCGCGCGCGGCCGTCGCCACGTTCGTCTCCGCAAGCACGTCGCGGGCACGGCAGTGCGTCCCCGTCTCGTCGTCTCGCGCTCGTCGCGTCACGTCTTCGTCCAGGTTGTCGATGACACCGCGGGCAAGACCGTCGCATCCGCGTCGACGATGGAGGCCGACGTGCGCTCCTTCGAGGGCGACAAGACCGCCAAGGCCAAGAAGGTCGGCGAGCTCGTGGCCGAGCGCGCCAAGGCTGCCGGTGTCGAGGCCGTCGTGTTCGACCGTGGTGGCAACAAGTACCACGGTCGCGTCGCGGCCATCGCCGATGGCGCCCGCGAGGGTGGGCTGTCACTGTGA
- the rpsE gene encoding 30S ribosomal protein S5 translates to MPGPQRRGTGPATANAAGGERSDNRGGDRRGGRGDDRRGGGREAEKSQYLERVVTINRVSKVVKGGRRFSFTALVVVGDGDGTVGVGYGKAKEVPAAIAKGVEEAKKEFFKVPRIQGTIPHPVQGEAAAGVVMLRPASPGTGVIAGGPVRAVLECAGVHDVLSKSLGSSNAINIVHATVQALKELERPEAVAARRGLPVDRVAPAAMLRAQAAGIAEAKAGA, encoded by the coding sequence ATGCCAGGACCCCAGCGTCGAGGCACCGGTCCCGCAACCGCGAACGCTGCCGGCGGCGAGCGCAGCGACAACCGTGGCGGCGACCGTCGCGGTGGCCGCGGCGACGACCGCCGCGGTGGTGGCCGCGAGGCCGAGAAGAGTCAGTACCTTGAGCGGGTTGTGACCATCAACCGCGTGTCCAAGGTCGTCAAGGGTGGTCGTCGCTTCAGCTTCACCGCCCTCGTCGTCGTCGGTGACGGAGACGGCACCGTGGGTGTCGGCTACGGCAAGGCCAAGGAAGTTCCCGCCGCGATCGCCAAGGGTGTCGAGGAGGCCAAGAAGGAGTTCTTCAAGGTCCCGCGCATCCAAGGCACGATCCCGCACCCCGTCCAGGGTGAGGCCGCGGCTGGCGTCGTCATGCTCCGTCCCGCAAGCCCCGGTACCGGCGTCATCGCCGGTGGTCCGGTGCGTGCGGTTCTCGAGTGCGCCGGTGTCCACGACGTGCTCTCCAAGAGCCTTGGTTCGTCCAACGCGATCAACATCGTCCACGCGACCGTGCAGGCTCTCAAGGAGCTTGAGCGTCCGGAGGCCGTTGCTGCCCGCCGTGGTCTGCCCGTGGACCGTGTTGCTCCCGCTGCGATGCTCCGCGCCCAGGCTGCCGGCATCGCCGAGGCGAAGGCAGGTGCGTGA
- the rpmD gene encoding 50S ribosomal protein L30, with the protein MARLKVVQTRSGIGGKQNQRDTLRSLGLKRIGDVVVKEDRPEIRGMVKTVTHLVAVEEVE; encoded by the coding sequence ATGGCTCGACTCAAGGTAGTCCAGACCCGTTCGGGGATCGGCGGCAAGCAGAACCAGCGTGACACGCTGCGCAGCCTCGGTCTCAAGCGCATTGGCGACGTCGTCGTCAAGGAGGACCGTCCCGAGATTCGCGGGATGGTCAAGACGGTGACGCACCTCGTTGCCGTTGAGGAGGTGGAGTGA
- the rplO gene encoding 50S ribosomal protein L15 codes for MAENKSAPQAEAKQASALKVHHLRPAPGAKTAKTRVGRGEGSKGKTAGRGTKGSKARYQVPERFEGGSTPLHMRLPKLRGFKNPFKTHYQVVNLDKLSVLFPDGGDVSVEDLVSKGAVRDGELVKVLGTGEITVAVNVTANKFSSSAKEKIEAAGGSAVVGDSA; via the coding sequence ATGGCTGAGAACAAGTCAGCACCGCAGGCTGAGGCCAAGCAGGCCTCAGCGCTCAAGGTCCACCACCTGCGTCCCGCCCCGGGAGCCAAGACCGCCAAGACCCGTGTGGGTCGTGGTGAGGGCTCGAAGGGTAAGACCGCAGGTCGTGGTACCAAGGGTTCCAAGGCTCGTTACCAGGTTCCGGAGCGCTTCGAGGGTGGCTCGACCCCCCTCCACATGCGTCTCCCGAAGCTTCGCGGCTTCAAGAACCCGTTCAAGACCCACTACCAGGTCGTGAACCTCGACAAGCTGTCCGTTCTCTTCCCTGACGGTGGAGACGTGAGTGTCGAGGACCTCGTGTCCAAGGGTGCCGTTCGTGACGGCGAGCTCGTCAAGGTGCTCGGCACCGGCGAGATCACGGTCGCCGTCAACGTCACTGCCAACAAGTTCTCCTCCTCCGCCAAGGAGAAGATCGAGGCGGCAGGCGGTTCGGCCGTCGTAGGCGACTCTGCCTGA
- the secY gene encoding preprotein translocase subunit SecY, translated as MLTAFGRAFKTPDLRRKILFTLGIIALYRLGAQVPTPGVSYSLIQACQEGAGEANDLLGLANLFSGGALLQLSIFALGIMPYITASIIVQLLTVVIPKFETLKKEGQAGQAKMTQYTRYLTIALAVLQSATFITFAQNPSQLFNNPACTNILTDDSIVTILIMVLTMTAGTGLVMWLGELVTDHGVGNGMSILIFTSIAATFPGALWAIQQREGRWDIFLGIILMGFVIIALVVFVEQSQRRIPVQYAKRMVGRRVYGGTSTYIPLKVNMAGVIPVIFASSLLALPTLLAQFNRKADGSSPGWVQWIDTNFAGGDTWVYALTYVALILFFTFFYVSITFNPTEVADNMKKYGGFIPGIRAGRPTAEYLQYVLTRITVPGAIYLALISIIPLIALVLVGANQNFPFGGTSILIIVGVGLETVKQIESQLQQRHYEGFLR; from the coding sequence GTGCTCACCGCTTTCGGCCGCGCGTTCAAGACGCCCGACCTGCGCAGGAAGATCCTGTTCACACTAGGGATCATCGCTCTGTACCGTCTGGGCGCCCAGGTGCCGACGCCCGGGGTGAGCTATTCGCTCATCCAGGCGTGCCAGGAGGGTGCGGGGGAGGCCAACGACCTGCTCGGCCTCGCGAACCTCTTCAGTGGTGGAGCCCTGCTCCAGTTGTCGATCTTTGCGCTCGGGATCATGCCCTACATCACGGCGAGCATCATCGTCCAGCTTCTGACGGTGGTGATCCCCAAGTTCGAGACGCTCAAGAAGGAGGGGCAGGCGGGGCAGGCGAAGATGACGCAATACACGCGTTATCTGACGATCGCGTTGGCGGTGCTGCAGTCGGCGACCTTCATCACGTTCGCGCAGAACCCCTCGCAGCTGTTCAACAACCCCGCGTGCACCAACATCCTCACCGACGACTCGATCGTCACGATCCTCATCATGGTGCTCACGATGACCGCGGGCACTGGCCTCGTCATGTGGCTCGGTGAGCTCGTGACCGACCACGGCGTCGGCAACGGCATGTCGATCCTCATCTTCACGTCCATCGCCGCCACGTTCCCCGGTGCGCTCTGGGCGATCCAGCAGCGGGAGGGTCGCTGGGACATCTTCCTGGGGATCATCCTCATGGGCTTCGTCATCATCGCCCTCGTCGTCTTCGTCGAGCAGAGCCAGCGACGGATCCCCGTCCAGTACGCCAAGCGCATGGTGGGCCGACGCGTCTACGGCGGCACCTCGACCTACATCCCGCTCAAGGTCAACATGGCCGGTGTCATCCCGGTCATCTTTGCCAGCTCCCTGCTCGCCCTGCCGACTCTGCTCGCACAGTTCAACCGCAAGGCCGATGGGTCCTCGCCGGGCTGGGTGCAGTGGATCGACACCAACTTCGCAGGTGGCGACACATGGGTGTATGCACTCACCTACGTCGCGCTCATTCTCTTCTTCACGTTCTTCTATGTGTCGATCACGTTCAACCCCACCGAGGTTGCCGACAACATGAAGAAGTACGGCGGCTTCATTCCGGGTATCCGCGCCGGGCGACCCACGGCCGAATACCTTCAGTACGTCCTCACCCGCATCACCGTTCCGGGTGCGATCTATCTCGCGCTGATCTCGATCATCCCGCTCATCGCCCTCGTCCTCGTCGGCGCCAACCAGAACTTCCCGTTCGGTGGCACCTCGATCCTGATCATCGTCGGTGTCGGTCTCGAGACCGTGAAGCAGATCGAGTCCCAGCTGCAGCAGCGTCACTACGAAGGGTTCCTCCGCTAA
- a CDS encoding adenylate kinase: MRLIILGPPGAGKGTQAARIAEHFGIPAISTGDIFRANIKNGTDLGKQVQEITASGGYVSDDITNAIVEDRLSQADCEPGFLLDGYPRTTGQVTALDAMLAKHDHGLDHVLALTVDEDAVVGRLLKRAEIEGRADDTEDVIRERQAIYRRETAPLTDVFAERGLLVEVDGLGEVDEVTERIITALS, from the coding sequence ATGCGTCTGATCATTCTCGGCCCGCCCGGAGCTGGCAAGGGCACGCAGGCTGCCCGCATTGCAGAGCACTTCGGCATCCCGGCGATCTCCACCGGCGATATCTTCCGTGCCAACATCAAGAACGGCACGGACCTCGGCAAGCAGGTCCAGGAGATCACCGCCTCCGGTGGCTACGTCTCCGACGACATCACCAATGCCATCGTCGAGGACCGCCTGTCGCAGGCCGACTGCGAGCCGGGCTTCCTGCTCGACGGCTACCCGCGCACGACCGGCCAGGTGACCGCGCTCGACGCGATGCTCGCCAAGCACGACCACGGCCTCGACCACGTGCTCGCACTCACGGTCGACGAGGACGCAGTCGTCGGGCGGCTGCTCAAGCGTGCCGAGATCGAGGGCCGCGCCGATGACACCGAAGACGTCATCCGTGAGCGCCAGGCCATCTATCGGCGCGAGACTGCGCCGCTGACCGACGTCTTCGCCGAGCGCGGACTGCTCGTCGAGGTCGACGGCCTGGGCGAGGTCGACGAGGTCACCGAGCGGATCATCAC